The nucleotide window CGGTCGCTCCACAGGTACTTCGAGAAGATCACTTTGAAACTGCATGAGGAAATTGTTGGCAACAGCACCGCCATCTACCCGTAATGCTTTCAACTCCAGATCAGCATCCTCCATCATGGCCATCAGCACATCCTTCGTCTGATAAGCTAACGACTCCAAAGTGGCACGTACGAGGTGCTCCCGCCCTGTTCCTCTAGTTAATCCAAAGATGGCACCGCGTACCTCTGGATCCCAGTACGGTGTGCCTAGTCCAACAAAAGCTGGTACCACATAGATACCATCATTGGAAGCGAGATGCTCTGCCATCCCTTCTGTAACATCGGCATTCGGAATGATCTTTAGCCCATCACGGAGCCATTGAATCGCTGAACCAGCCACAAAGATGCTACCTTCTAGGGCATAGGTAATCTGGTCGTGAAGTCCCCAAGCGATGGTGGTAAGGAGACCATGCTGAGATCGTACCGGTGTGCTTCCCGTATTCATCAGCATAAAACAACCTGTACCATACGTATTCTTCGCCATCCCTGCCTGAAAACAGCCATGTCCGAAGAGTGCTGCCTGCTGATCTCCAGCAATTCCTGCGATGGGAATGGGATGACCGCCAAAGAGATCATGGATGGCGTAGCCATATACCTGAGAGGAAGGACAGACTTCTGGTAAGAGGGTGAAAGGAATTTGCAGAATATCCAGTAGCTCCTCATCCCAGCATAATTGATGAATATTATAAAGCAGTGTACGTGAAGCATTAGAATAATCAGTGATAT belongs to Rubeoparvulum massiliense and includes:
- the glpK gene encoding glycerol kinase GlpK; translated protein: MEQYILALDQGTTSSRAILFNHQGKALQIAQQEFPQYFPQPGWVEQDAMEIWHSIETVILQVLQQAEVSAQQIVAIGITNQRETTVIWDKKTGKPLYHAIVWQSRQTQGICDRLVEAGYEELFQNKTGLRIDAYFSATKIAWILDHVEGARERAERGELLAGTIDSWLVWRLTGGKVHITDYSNASRTLLYNIHQLCWDEELLDILQIPFTLLPEVCPSSQVYGYAIHDLFGGHPIPIAGIAGDQQAALFGHGCFQAGMAKNTYGTGCFMLMNTGSTPVRSQHGLLTTIAWGLHDQITYALEGSIFVAGSAIQWLRDGLKIIPNADVTEGMAEHLASNDGIYVVPAFVGLGTPYWDPEVRGAIFGLTRGTGREHLVRATLESLAYQTKDVLMAMMEDADLELKALRVDGGAVANNFLMQFQSDLLEVPVERPVMKETTALGAAFLAGLAVGYWRDEAELAHTWQVDRQFHPQMEHLQQEQLYAGWKQAIHAAMMFKLS